A window of the Anticarsia gemmatalis isolate Benzon Research Colony breed Stoneville strain chromosome W, ilAntGemm2 primary, whole genome shotgun sequence genome harbors these coding sequences:
- the LOC142985756 gene encoding uncharacterized protein LOC142985756 yields MPVTRSLKGRITEQLATSETTAALTPATEILSTATASESATLSGSAAATVLGSATADMNTITAPTAKSVRTVKTRRSSRTTGSRSRRIIEAEEEVAALKLALAEAILKRLRVEVEDEDDDYAPSSVADEEEDDAPSRVEEWLNKTTLPKEVKDPEWRGQDTIKEENQAHRKEGVPARQPDVTSLAEALTQAVRMSRDAPRYIQELPVFNGEISNWLAFRAAFQETNQMFSKIENIARIRKSLKGAAHEAVSSMLISQPDPQAILDALERRFGRPDALAMKEMQKLRNLQKINDDPRDLCIFANKVSNIVATIEALRKLQYLYNPELVKIVLDKFTPILRNKWYGSKEDIPDLKRLAVFLNLEADKCGVFAQPEDVTVRTHEKTFKKRAERTYTANERKPQCLVCKKEHQLTDCRRFRSASVNERWDIAKKNKICFRCILSSHRRENCQSKACGEDGCDMAHHRLLHHRKDTVKGQPATTAPVEVTSAVEVVKNTNAVKSRRALLKIAPVTLVGPNSTRVDTYALMDDGSTITLIEESLAELLGIDGPRDDMWVQGLNETAKHENSKRVDVTIRGRYNSNGQQYKMRNVRTVQKLMFTHQTISRSDVENCAHLKSIEDQLIYQDARPKILIGQDNWELLVALDIRTGNRDQPVATNTKLGWVLHGCRTSRIRTVDFCGYTTSPEEDEKPMEKMMKEFFDLEALGVEAKKKRNDPDERALEILNAHSRRLPEGRFETALLWKNENSIIPNNFDNAFKRLVNLEKKLDREPKLKTQYEERIQNLLSSGYAEIVTTPAAPGKTWYLPHFAVCNPAKPKIRLVHDAAARSHGTSLNDMLLSGPDLLQHLPGVIMRFRQHAFAISADIKEMFMQIKIREEDRDALRFLWRGDNRGNKTPEEYRMTSVIFGATSSPCTALYIKNKNAEEHRETYPQAAKEIIRNHYMDDFITSFPTKEEAVRVSKEVDKIHKKASFVLRGWTSNDQSVLQHFDTDQENKILPIGSNKEKTLGLLGETGKDCISFQLNENKTPPEVLKDTRPPTKREALSIIMSLFDPLGLVSPVTTPAKRLMQERGDLAQDGMTPCPKNYSLAGQRG; encoded by the coding sequence ATGCCGGTTACGCGAAGTCTTAAAGGAAGAATAACCGAACAGTTGGCGACATCGGAGACTACTGCTGCCCTCACGCCAGCCACAGAGATACTAAGTACCGCGACCGCGTCGGAGTCTGCGACCTTGTCGGGGTCAGCGGCCGCGACAGTACTCGGGTCAGCGACCGCTGATATGAATACGATTACGGCTCCAACCGCGAAATCTGTCCGCACAGTGAAGACACGAAGATCGTCGCGTACAACAGGGTCTCGATCAAGGCGAATTATTGAGGCAGAAGAGGAAGTTGCCGCGTTAAAGCTCGCGCTCGCCGAAGCTATATTAAAGCGACTGCGCGTTGAGGTAGAGGATGAAGACGATGACTACGCTCCTTCGTCGGTTGCGGATGAGGAAGAGGACGACGCACCTAGCCGGGTAGAAGAATGGCTGAACAAGACCACGCTTCCCAAAGAAGTGAAGGATCCGGAATGGCGAGGACAGGACACTATCAAGGAAGAAAATCAAGCACACAGGAAAGAAGGTGTCCCTGCGCGTCAGCCGGACGTCACTTCATTGGCAGAGGCGCTCACACAGGCAGTGCGAATGTCCAGAGACGCACCGAGGTACATACAGGAGCTACCAGTCTTTAACGGAGAAATTAGTAATTGGTTGGCGTTCCGCGCCGCCTTTCAGGAAACAAACCAAATGTTTTCGAAAATCGAAAATATTGCCCGCATCAGGAAAAGTTTAAAGGGAGCTGCTCATGAAGCAGTGAGCAGTATGCTGATCAGCCAGCCGGACCCACAAGCCATCTTGGATGCTTTGGAACGCCGATTCGGAAGACCGGACGCACTGGCTATGAAAGAGATGCAAAAACTAAGAAATCTGCAGAAAATTAATGACGACCCACGTGACTTATGCATATTTGCGAATAAAGTGTCTAACATCGTCGCTACGATTGAGGCTCTTagaaaactacaatatttatacaatccAGAGCTAGTGAAGATTGTTCTAGACAAATTCACACCAATACTGAGGAACAAATGGTACGGCTCCAAAGAAGATATACCAGATCTCAAGAGGCTCGCCGTATTCTTAAACTTGGAGGCTGACAAGTGTGGTGTATTCGCGCAACCTGAAGACGTCACCGTGAGGACACATGAAAAAACCTTCAAGAAGAGGGCGGAGCGCACCTACACAGCCAATGAAAGAAAACCTCAGTGTCTGGTATGCAAGAAGGAACACCAGCTTACCGACTGCCGACGATTTCGTAGCGCGAGTGTTAACGAAAGGTGGGACATAgcaaagaagaataaaatatgtttccgCTGCATACTTAGCTCACACAGGCGCGAAAACTGTCAATCCAAGGCATGTGGTGAAGACGGATGCGACATGGCTCACCATCGTTTGTTGCACCACAGAAAAGATACTGTGAAAGGGCAGCCAGCAACTACGGCACCAGTAGAGGTCACGTCAGCGGTAgaagttgtaaaaaatactaacgCCGTAAAAAGTCGTCGAGCCCTGCTGAAGATTGCGCCGGTTACATTGGTCGGTCCGAATAGCACCAGGGTCGACACCTACGCACTGATGGACGACGGGAGCACCATCACCCTGATCGAAGAAAGCCTAGCGGAATTATTAGGTATCGACGGCCCGCGAGACGACATGTGGGTGCAAGGGCTTAACGAGACGGCGAAACACGAAAACAGCAAGAGAGTGGACGTAACCATACGAGGCCGATACAACTCCAATGGCCAACAGTATAAAATGCGGAATGTACGCACTGTGCAGAAACTAATGTTCACGCACCAAACGATTAGCCGAAGTGACGTCGAAAACTGCGCACATCTGAAGAGCATAGAAGACCAGCTAATATACCAAGATGCTCGACCAAAAATCCTTATTGGACAAGACAACTGGGAGCTGTTAGTAGCGCTGGACATCAGGACTGGAAATCGAGACCAACCAGTAGCAACTAACACCAAATTAGGCTGGGTCTTACATGGATGCCGAACTTCTAGGATAAGGACAGTTGACTTCTGTGGATACACTACTAGCCCAGAAGAAGATGAAAAACCCATGGAGAAAATGATGAAAGAATTCTTTGACCTGGAAGCACTCGGAGTAGAAGCAAAGAAAAAAAGGAACGACCCTGACGAACGCGCCTTGGAGATACTCAATGCACACAGTAGACGGTTGCCCGAAGGACGTTTCGAGACCGCCCTTCTCTGGAAGAATGAAAATAGTATAATTCCGAACAATTTTGACAACGCCTTCAAAAGGCTGGTTAACCTAGAAAAGAAACTGGACAGAGAACCGAAACTTAAAACACAGTATGAAGAAAGGATTCAAAACCTTCTTAGCTCAGGATACGCGGAAATTGTGACCACACCTGCAGCGCCTGGAAAAACTTGGTACCTGCCTCACTTTGCTGTATGCAATCCTGCTAAGCCTAAGATACGACTCGTGCATGACGCGGCTGCTAGATCACACGGAACAAGCCTAAATGACATGTTGCTCTCTGGTCCTGATCTCTTGCAACACCTGCCTGGAGTCATCATGCGATTCAGACAACACGCTTTCGCAATCTCGGCCGACATCAAAGAGATGTTTATGCAAATCAAAATAAGGGAAGAAGATCGAGATGCGCTGAGATTCCTGTGGCGTGGAGACAATAGAGGGAATAAAACACCGGAGGAGTATCGGATGACATCTGTGATCTTCGGAGCCACATCATCACCATGCACCGCGCTatacatcaaaaacaaaaacgcaGAAGAACATCGCGAGACGTATCCTCAAGCGGCCAAGGAAATTATCAGGAACCATTATATGGACGACTTTATAACAAGCTTTCCGACCAAAGAAGAAGCTGTCCGCGTGTCGAAGGAGGttgataaaatacataagaaaGCTAGTTTCGTGCTTCGAGGATGGACATCGAACGATCAGTCTGTGTTACAACATTTTGACACAGACCaggaaaataagattttacCAATCGGCAGTAATAAGGAGAAAACATTGGGCCTGTTGGGGGAGACCGGTAAAGACTGCATCAGCTTTCAACTGAACGAAAATAAGACGCCACCAGAAGTACTAAAGGATACACGTCCCCCAACGAAAAGAGAAGCTTTGAGTATCATTATGTCACTATTTGACCCACTCGGCCTGGTCTCTCCTGTAACAACACCAGCAAAGAGATTGATGCAAGAACGTGGCGATTTGGCACAGGATGGGATGACCCCATGCCCGAAGAATTACAGCCTCGCAGGTCAACGTGGTTGA
- the LOC142985758 gene encoding uncharacterized protein LOC142985758, protein MPPAAALLGARLARTTEQEHDFVFTRKVYWSDSRTVLAWIRAEPRTFKTFVAHRLAEIEELTKVNEWRWVPTKENVADDATRDTPADFNSGHRWFHGPDFLRKPEVDWPSEEVKPIVEKTGEEKCLVTLERDTPMYLPNIENIAMWQTLIRATGRMLQFIDLCRKRKHVAAVTRKRTKEKQENDPTWKKNERKKKGNETSVKTEEKKRLIPLDATYLQRAENMWIRAMQDESYAQERTRIENGNAPTGKDRLANLSVIIGEDGLLRLRGRISAASGISVTTTNPVLLDGQHRYTKMYIQHIHEKMIHGGVELVVNELRQRCWVTRIRPTVKNVIRNCQRCKIRRAKPTKPSTGDLPAARLTHGARPFSYTGVDYFGPVEVTVARHREKRWVALFTCLTVRAVHLEVVPSLSADSAICAIRRFIGRKGMPTELWSDNGTCFKAADKELREAWRAMQEEASVHHIKWRFIPPASPFMGGAWERLVRSVKEALRVTLREKHPSDEVLHTLLVEAENILNSRPLTHVTVNPEEPEALTPNHILLGPSCHVPAPVSFNENNEATRSLWRQAQQLADTFWKRWVKEYRPLLQHRREPHASGTPLRVGDVVIICDSNLPRNVWPKRRVTRVFPGKDNEIRVVDITTSNGHVLRRPCKKVIVLPVESQDATAGEMCTMNA, encoded by the exons ATGCCTCCCGCAG CCGCTCTGCTAGGCGCACGATTAGCACGCACGACGGAACAAGAACACGACTTCGTGTTCACCCGAAAGGTGTACTGGAGTGACTCCCGCACAGTACTGGCGTGGATAAGAGCTGAACCACGCACTTTCAAGACGTTTGTTGCGCATCGCCTGGCAGAAATTGAAGAGCTAACTAAGGTGAATGAGTGGCGGTGGGTTCCAACAAAGGAAAATGTAGCTGACGACGCAACCCGAGATACACCCGCAGACTTCAACTCAGGACATCGATGGTTCCATGGTCCCGACTTTTTAAGAAAACCAGAAGTGGATTGGCCCTCAGAAGAAGTCAAGCCAATTGTCGAGAAAACAGGTGAAGAAAAATGTCTCGTCACGCTAGAAAGAGACACGCCAATGTACTTGCCGAACATCGAGAATATCGCTATGTGGCAAACACTGATACGCGCTACAGGAAGAATGCTGCAGTTCATCGACCTGTGCAGGAAAAGAAAACACGTTGCAGCTGTAACTAGAAAACGTACCAAGGAAAAGCAGGAAAATGACCCAACCTGGAAGAAAAATGAACGCAAGAAGAAAGGAAATGAAACATCAGTGAAGACTGAAGAAAAGAAAAGGCTGATTCCCCTCGATGCAACCTATCTACAAAGAGCTGAAAATATGTGGATACGAGCGATGCAGGATGAAAGCTACGCACAGGAAAGGACAAGGATAGAAAACGGTAATGCGCCGACTGGAAAAGATCGACTAGCCAATCTAAGCGTTATCATCGGCGAAGATGGCTTGCTGCGCCTACGGGGAAGAATTTCAGCTGCATCCGGAATTAGTGTAACCACGACCAACCCTGTTCTGCTCGACGGCCAACATCGATACACGAAAATGTATATCCAGCACATACATGAGAAAATGATCCACGGCGGAGTAGAGCTGGTTGTGAACGAACTGCGACAGCGGTGTTGGGTGACACGAATACGCCCGACGGTAAAAAACGTTATAAGGAATTGCCAGAGATGTAAAATAAGAAGAGCAAAGCCGACTAAGCCTTCAACAGGAGACTTACCAGCAGCTCGACTAACTCACGGCGCAAGACCCTTCTCTTACACAGGGGTCGATTACTTTGGTCCAGTAGAAGTAACAGTAGCCAGACACAGAGAAAAGAGATGGGTAGCTCTCTTCACCTGTCTCACTGTAAGAGCAGTACACTTAGAAGTGGTGCCGTCGTTAAGCGCAGACTCGGCTATCTGCGCGATAAGAAGATTCATCGGGAGAAAAGGAATGCCGACAGAGCTGTGGTCGGACAACGGAACTTGTTTCAAAGCAGCCGACAAGGAGCTACGGGAAGCCTGGAGAGCAATGCAGGAAGAAGCGAGTGTACACCATATAAAGTGGCGCTTCATACCCCCTGCCTCGCCTTTCATGGGAGGGGCATGGGAGCGTCTAGTACGGAGCGTAAAAGAAGCCCTTCGGGTTACACTCCGAGAAAAGCATCCCAGCGACGAAGTTCTACATACGCTCCTGGTCGAAGCCGAGAACATTCTAAATTCACGTCCTCTCACCCATGTGACGGTCAACCCCGAAGAACCGGAAGCTCTAACGCCAAATCACATTCTACTGGGTCCGAGCTGTCACGTGCCTGCGCCTGTCAGCTTTAACGAGAACAATGAGGCCACTCGAAGTCTGTGGAGACAAGCGCAGCAACTAGCAGACACTTTCTGGAAGCGTTGGGTAAAAGAATACAGGCCGTTACTCCAACACCGGCGGGAGCCGCACGCATCTGGTACACCCCTGCGTGTCGGCGATGTAGTAATCATCTGCGATTCCAACCTACCGAGGAATGTGTGGCCAAAGAGACGAGTGACACGCGTCTTCCCTGGCAAAGACAACGAGATACGAGTTGTGGACATCACTACCAGCAACGGCCATGTCTTGCGGCGACCATGCAAGAAGGTCATCGTGCTACCAGTTGAATCGCAAGATGCGACGGCGGGAGAAATGTGCACGATGAAcgcataa